The following are from one region of the Cyanobium gracile PCC 6307 genome:
- a CDS encoding endo-1,4-beta-xylanase — translation MRRRQLIVIAVVAALGWSVARALPPEAAPTLQGLAAARGLRWGTAVTNDQLRDPGLRRLVSEQSGLIVPESELKWDGVEATPGRFDFNAPDRLLAFARAQGLAMRGHTLVWHEQLPAWVKALPPAELDRAMATYIGTVVGHYRGQLPSWDVVNEPIADDGTGLRRSLWLERLGPGYIARALTLAHRADPQAALVINEYGLEGDDAKTQRKRQAFLTLLRQLRQRGVPLHAVGLQAHLYANGSGPTTFRTLPAFLRELAALDLDILVTELDVNDRELPAAIPERDRAVAAVYGAFLAAVLPEPRLKLITTWGLSDRTTWLNAFMPRADGLPQRPLPFDDNNRPKAASAAIQAALKPPGAKSSGSPAINR, via the coding sequence ATGCGACGACGGCAACTGATCGTGATCGCCGTGGTGGCCGCCCTGGGCTGGAGCGTGGCCCGGGCCCTGCCGCCGGAGGCGGCCCCGACCCTGCAGGGGCTGGCGGCGGCGCGCGGGCTGCGCTGGGGCACCGCCGTCACCAATGACCAGCTGCGGGATCCGGGCCTGCGCCGCCTGGTGAGCGAGCAGAGCGGCCTGATCGTGCCCGAATCGGAACTGAAGTGGGATGGGGTGGAGGCCACGCCCGGGCGCTTCGATTTCAACGCCCCGGACCGGCTGCTGGCCTTCGCCCGTGCACAGGGCCTGGCGATGCGGGGCCACACCCTGGTGTGGCACGAGCAGCTGCCGGCCTGGGTGAAGGCCCTGCCGCCGGCGGAGCTGGATCGGGCCATGGCGACCTACATCGGCACCGTCGTGGGCCACTACCGCGGCCAGCTGCCGTCGTGGGACGTGGTGAACGAGCCGATCGCCGACGACGGCACGGGCCTGCGCCGCAGCCTCTGGCTGGAGCGGCTGGGCCCCGGCTACATCGCCCGGGCGCTGACCCTCGCGCACCGGGCCGATCCGCAGGCGGCCCTGGTGATCAACGAGTACGGGCTGGAGGGCGATGACGCCAAGACGCAACGCAAGCGGCAGGCCTTCCTGACGCTCCTGCGGCAGCTGCGGCAGCGCGGCGTTCCCCTCCATGCCGTGGGCCTGCAGGCCCATCTCTACGCCAACGGCAGCGGACCGACCACCTTCCGCACCCTGCCCGCCTTCCTGCGGGAGCTGGCAGCCCTGGACCTGGACATCCTCGTGACCGAACTGGACGTGAACGACCGGGAACTGCCGGCGGCCATCCCGGAGCGGGACCGGGCCGTGGCGGCGGTGTATGGCGCCTTCCTGGCAGCGGTTTTGCCGGAACCGCGGCTGAAACTGATCACCACCTGGGGATTGAGTGATCGCACCACCTGGCTGAATGCGTTCATGCCCCGGGCAGATGGCCTGCCCCAGCGGCCTCTGCCCTTCGATGACAACAACCGACCGAAAGCGGCCAGCGCAGCCATCCAGGCCGCCCTCAAGCCACCAGGGGCAAAGTCATCAGGATCACCAGCCATTAACAGGTAA
- the ligA gene encoding NAD-dependent DNA ligase LigA, which yields MAQARAEELRRLLHRAAHAYYVLDAPVMEDPVYDRLYRELVALEEADPELIRPDSPTRRVGGAPAEAFTSVAHRIGLLSLDNAFSHDELDGWYTRLLRVLDREAQEGAPAPALPMVGELKIDGNALALSYEQGVLVRAATRGDGERGEEITANVRTIRSVPLRLDLELPPAWVEVRGEAFIPEGTFAAINAERAERGEAPFANPRNACAGTLRQLDPKVVASRGLSFFAYTLHLPEGWKAGPGDPAGPRSQWQALAWLKAAGFRVNPHCALCPDLAAVKAFCDRWEQERRGLPYATDGVVVKLDDLRLQEEAGFTQKAPRWAIALKYAAEEAPSRLLRLTCQVGRTGVVTPVAEFEPVPLAGTTVSRATLHNADRLAELDLCAGDTIVVRKAGEIIPEVVRVLVELRPAGARRLELPPTCPECGSALVREEGEAATRCVNNGCPAILRGSLRHWVSKGALDVDGLGIKLIEQLVDRGLVASIPDLYRLDAALLASLERMGETSAAKLVAALETSKQQPWHRQLYGLGIHHVGEVNAKALARAFPSAAALEDAALADEANEAGEASEPADRLTAVFGIGPEIAQSLRQWFATPANRLLLEHLGALGFSLAAPPEPDGSGDGGAPAGMPLAGLTFVLTGTLPSLSRAAAQALIEAAGGKVSGSVSRKTSYVVAGEEAGSKLTKAQSLGVAVLDEDGLRALLAADPA from the coding sequence GTGGCCCAAGCCCGGGCGGAGGAACTGCGGCGGCTGCTCCACCGCGCTGCCCACGCCTACTACGTGCTCGATGCTCCGGTGATGGAGGACCCGGTCTATGACCGGCTTTACCGGGAGCTCGTGGCACTGGAGGAGGCCGATCCGGAGCTGATCCGACCCGACAGCCCCACCCGCCGGGTGGGCGGTGCCCCGGCCGAGGCCTTCACCAGCGTGGCCCACCGGATCGGCCTGCTGAGCCTCGACAACGCCTTCTCCCACGACGAGCTCGACGGCTGGTACACCCGGCTGCTGCGGGTGCTCGACCGGGAGGCCCAGGAGGGCGCACCAGCGCCGGCCCTGCCAATGGTGGGCGAACTCAAGATCGACGGCAATGCCCTCGCCCTCAGCTACGAGCAGGGGGTGCTGGTGCGGGCCGCCACCCGGGGGGACGGGGAGCGGGGCGAGGAGATCACCGCCAACGTGCGCACGATCCGCAGCGTGCCCCTGCGCCTCGACCTGGAGCTGCCCCCCGCGTGGGTGGAGGTGCGCGGTGAGGCCTTCATCCCCGAGGGGACCTTCGCGGCCATCAACGCTGAGCGCGCTGAGCGGGGCGAGGCCCCCTTCGCCAATCCGCGCAACGCCTGTGCCGGCACCCTGCGGCAGCTGGATCCAAAGGTGGTGGCGTCCCGCGGCCTGTCGTTCTTCGCCTACACCCTGCACCTGCCCGAGGGCTGGAAAGCCGGCCCTGGAGACCCTGCCGGGCCCCGCAGCCAGTGGCAGGCCCTGGCGTGGCTGAAGGCGGCCGGGTTCCGCGTCAATCCCCACTGCGCCCTCTGCCCCGATCTGGCGGCGGTGAAGGCCTTCTGCGACCGCTGGGAGCAGGAGCGCCGCGGCCTGCCCTACGCCACCGATGGGGTGGTGGTGAAACTCGACGACCTGCGCCTGCAGGAGGAGGCGGGCTTCACCCAGAAGGCGCCCCGCTGGGCGATCGCCCTCAAGTACGCCGCCGAGGAGGCCCCCAGCCGCCTGCTGCGCCTCACCTGCCAGGTGGGCCGCACGGGGGTCGTGACGCCGGTGGCGGAGTTCGAACCGGTGCCCCTGGCCGGCACCACCGTGAGCCGCGCCACCCTCCACAACGCCGATCGCCTGGCGGAGCTGGATCTCTGCGCCGGCGACACGATCGTGGTGCGCAAGGCGGGCGAGATCATCCCCGAGGTGGTGCGGGTGCTGGTCGAGCTTCGCCCGGCGGGGGCCAGGCGGCTGGAGCTGCCCCCCACCTGCCCGGAGTGCGGTTCGGCGCTGGTGCGGGAGGAGGGGGAGGCCGCCACCCGCTGCGTCAACAACGGCTGCCCCGCCATCCTGCGGGGCTCCCTGCGCCACTGGGTGAGCAAGGGGGCCCTCGATGTGGACGGCCTGGGCATCAAGCTGATCGAGCAGCTGGTGGACCGGGGCCTGGTGGCCTCGATCCCCGACCTCTACCGGCTCGATGCCGCCCTGCTGGCCAGCCTGGAGCGCATGGGGGAGACCTCGGCCGCCAAGCTGGTGGCCGCCCTGGAGACGTCGAAGCAACAGCCCTGGCACCGCCAGCTCTATGGCCTCGGCATCCACCACGTGGGGGAGGTGAATGCCAAGGCCCTGGCCCGGGCCTTCCCCAGCGCCGCGGCCCTGGAGGACGCCGCCCTCGCCGACGAAGCAAACGAAGCCGGCGAGGCCAGCGAGCCCGCCGATCGGCTCACGGCAGTCTTCGGCATCGGCCCTGAGATCGCCCAGTCCCTGCGGCAGTGGTTCGCCACGCCGGCCAATCGGTTGTTGCTGGAGCACCTGGGGGCGCTGGGCTTCTCCCTGGCCGCCCCCCCGGAGCCGGATGGCAGCGGCGATGGGGGGGCACCGGCGGGGATGCCCCTGGCGGGGCTCACCTTCGTGCTCACCGGCACCCTCCCCTCCCTGAGTCGCGCCGCGGCCCAGGCCCTGATCGAGGCGGCCGGAGGGAAGGTGAGCGGCTCGGTGAGCCGGAAGACCAGCTACGTGGTGGCCGGCGAGGAAGCCGGCAGCAAGCTCACCAAGGCCCAGTCCCTGGGTGTTGCCGTGCTGGACGAGGACGGCCTGCGGGCGCTGCTGGCGGCGGATCCGGCCTGA
- a CDS encoding SprT family zinc-dependent metalloprotease, protein MPLEPLLPLFHRLNREHFDGQLTRENRPLVDVRWSDGRLTRTAGLYRRGRLADGRDLCEIVLSRPLLEPLPRQATLGTLCHEMIHAWVDRVLAVQEVHGPRFRTRMEQINRAQDDFQVSLRHRYPLPVAASRWIARCPRCDSRTPYQRRRQGLACRHCCERLHGGRWDASCLLVFEPNTA, encoded by the coding sequence ATGCCCCTGGAACCGCTGCTGCCCCTGTTCCACCGGCTCAACCGCGAGCACTTCGACGGCCAGCTCACCCGGGAGAACCGGCCCCTGGTGGATGTGCGCTGGAGCGACGGCCGCCTCACCCGCACCGCCGGGCTCTACCGGCGGGGGCGTCTGGCCGACGGGCGTGACCTGTGCGAGATCGTCCTCTCCCGCCCTCTGCTGGAGCCGCTGCCGCGGCAGGCCACCCTGGGCACCCTGTGCCACGAGATGATCCACGCCTGGGTGGACCGGGTGCTGGCGGTGCAGGAGGTCCATGGCCCCCGCTTCCGAACCCGGATGGAGCAGATCAACCGGGCCCAGGACGACTTTCAGGTGAGCCTGCGGCATCGTTACCCCCTGCCGGTGGCGGCCAGCCGCTGGATCGCCCGCTGCCCGCGCTGCGACAGCCGCACGCCCTACCAGCGCCGCCGCCAGGGCCTGGCCTGCCGCCACTGCTGCGAGCGTCTCCATGGCGGGCGCTGGGATGCGAGCTGCCTGCTGGTGTTCGAGCCCAACACCGCCTAG
- a CDS encoding DUF1269 domain-containing protein, whose translation MSSLVVVGFPSVEEADQVRRQLVEIQKEELIALEDAVVVEAEPDGKVRLHQSVNLTKAGALGGGFWGTLVGLLFLNPLLGAAVGAGLGAASGSLSDLGINDNFMREVGETLPPGSAALCLLLRDATPDRLIERLRVHAPHAKLLRTNLSHTDEDRLRQMLEQASKQAQALRLS comes from the coding sequence ATGAGCAGCCTGGTGGTGGTTGGGTTTCCGTCCGTTGAGGAGGCCGACCAGGTGCGGCGTCAGCTGGTGGAGATCCAGAAGGAGGAACTGATCGCCCTCGAGGACGCGGTGGTCGTCGAGGCCGAACCGGACGGCAAGGTGCGCCTGCACCAGTCGGTCAACCTCACCAAGGCCGGCGCCCTCGGCGGCGGCTTCTGGGGCACGCTCGTGGGCCTGCTGTTCCTCAACCCCCTGCTCGGGGCGGCCGTCGGCGCCGGCCTGGGGGCCGCTTCAGGTTCCCTGTCGGATCTGGGCATCAACGACAACTTCATGCGCGAGGTGGGAGAAACCCTCCCCCCCGGCAGCGCGGCCCTCTGCCTGCTGCTGCGCGACGCCACCCCCGACCGGCTGATCGAGAGGCTGCGGGTTCATGCGCCCCACGCCAAGCTGCTGCGCACCAACCTCAGCCATACCGACGAGGACCGGCTGCGTCAGATGCTCGAGCAGGCGAGCAAG